The proteins below are encoded in one region of Manis pentadactyla isolate mManPen7 chromosome 2, mManPen7.hap1, whole genome shotgun sequence:
- the SH3YL1 gene encoding SH3 domain-containing YSC84-like protein 1 isoform X1, protein MNNPIPSNLKSEAKKAAKILREFTEITSRNGPDKIIPAHVIAKAQGLAVLSVIKAGFLVTARGGSGIVLARLPDGRWSAPSAIGIAGLGGGFEIGVEVSDLVIILNYDRAVEAFAKGGNLTLGGNFTVAVGPLGRNLEGNVALRSSAAAFTYCRSRGLFAGISLEGSCLIERKEANRKFYCQDIRAYDILFGDIPRPAQAEDLYEILDSFTEKYESEAQRINARKAAREQKKASAKDSPPNPLRPQRPSAQVQRSSASQSNRNKFKLYPELSSCHERVGSLNLPVEVTALYSFKGQQPGDLNFQAGDRITVISQTDSDFDWWEGKLQGQTGIFPANYVTMN, encoded by the exons A TGAATAACCCTATACCTTCCAATTTGAAATCAGAAGCAAAAAAGGCTGCTAAAATTCTGAGAGAATTCACAGAAATTACTTCCAGAAATGGACCTGATAAGATCATTCCTG CCCACGTGATTGCTAAAGCCCAGGGCCTTGCAGTCCTGTCTGTGATAAAAGCCGGCTTTCTGGTGACTGCCAGAGGAGGCAGTGGGATCGTGCTGGCGCGGCTCCCAGATGGAA GATGGTCTGCACCTTCAGCCATCGGCATAGCTGGGCTTGGTGGAGGTTTTGAAATAGGTGTTGAG GTATCGGATTTGGTAATAATTTTGAATTATGACAGAGCAGTAGAAGCTTTTGCCAAAGGTGGTAACCTGACACTTGGAGGGAATTTTACTGTGGCAGTTGGACCCTTGGGAAG GAATCTAGAAGGAAATGTCGCGCTGAGAAGCTCTGCTGCGGCCTTTACGTACTGCAGGTCAAGAGGGCTCTTCGCTGGCATCTCTTTAGAGGGCAGCTGTTTGATTGAAAGGAAAGAAGCTAATCGGAA ATTTTATTGCCAAGATATTCGAGCTTATGACATTTTATTTGGAGACATACCACGGCCTGCTCAAGCAGAAGATCTTTATGAAATTCTTGATTCCTTTACCGAAAAGTATGAAAGTGAAGCACAGCGAATCAATGCAAGAAAAGCAGCTCGGGAACAGAAGAAGGCTTCT GCTAAAGATTCACCTCCAAACCCACTGAGACCACAGCGGCCATCTGCACAAGTCCAGCGGAGCTCTGCCTCTCAGA gtaacaGAAATAAATTTAAGCTCTACCCTGAACTTTCCAGCTGTCATGAGAGAGTTG gCAGTTTGAATCTACCCGTAGAAGTGACAGCACTGTACTCTTTCAAAGGACAACAGCCGGGGGATCTGAATTTTCAAGCTGGAGACAGAATCACAGTTATATCACAAACAGATTCAGATTTTGATTGGTGGGAAGGAAAGCTTCAAGGTCAAACTGGCATTTTTCCAGCCAACTATGTTACCATGAATTAA
- the SH3YL1 gene encoding SH3 domain-containing YSC84-like protein 1 isoform X2 — protein MNNPIPSNLKSEAKKAAKILREFTEITSRNGPDKIIPAHVIAKAQGLAVLSVIKAGFLVTARGGSGIVLARLPDGRWSAPSAIGIAGLGGGFEIGVEVSDLVIILNYDRAVEAFAKGGNLTLGGNFTVAVGPLGRFYCQDIRAYDILFGDIPRPAQAEDLYEILDSFTEKYESEAQRINARKAAREQKKASAKDSPPNPLRPQRPSAQVQRSSASQSNRNKFKLYPELSSCHERVGSLNLPVEVTALYSFKGQQPGDLNFQAGDRITVISQTDSDFDWWEGKLQGQTGIFPANYVTMN, from the exons A TGAATAACCCTATACCTTCCAATTTGAAATCAGAAGCAAAAAAGGCTGCTAAAATTCTGAGAGAATTCACAGAAATTACTTCCAGAAATGGACCTGATAAGATCATTCCTG CCCACGTGATTGCTAAAGCCCAGGGCCTTGCAGTCCTGTCTGTGATAAAAGCCGGCTTTCTGGTGACTGCCAGAGGAGGCAGTGGGATCGTGCTGGCGCGGCTCCCAGATGGAA GATGGTCTGCACCTTCAGCCATCGGCATAGCTGGGCTTGGTGGAGGTTTTGAAATAGGTGTTGAG GTATCGGATTTGGTAATAATTTTGAATTATGACAGAGCAGTAGAAGCTTTTGCCAAAGGTGGTAACCTGACACTTGGAGGGAATTTTACTGTGGCAGTTGGACCCTTGGGAAG ATTTTATTGCCAAGATATTCGAGCTTATGACATTTTATTTGGAGACATACCACGGCCTGCTCAAGCAGAAGATCTTTATGAAATTCTTGATTCCTTTACCGAAAAGTATGAAAGTGAAGCACAGCGAATCAATGCAAGAAAAGCAGCTCGGGAACAGAAGAAGGCTTCT GCTAAAGATTCACCTCCAAACCCACTGAGACCACAGCGGCCATCTGCACAAGTCCAGCGGAGCTCTGCCTCTCAGA gtaacaGAAATAAATTTAAGCTCTACCCTGAACTTTCCAGCTGTCATGAGAGAGTTG gCAGTTTGAATCTACCCGTAGAAGTGACAGCACTGTACTCTTTCAAAGGACAACAGCCGGGGGATCTGAATTTTCAAGCTGGAGACAGAATCACAGTTATATCACAAACAGATTCAGATTTTGATTGGTGGGAAGGAAAGCTTCAAGGTCAAACTGGCATTTTTCCAGCCAACTATGTTACCATGAATTAA